TTTACGTTGGGCTTACCTGCGTGTGGGCTGAGCGATTTTGCTGGGGCGGAATATCCCGCTGGTGCCTACGAAGGAGGCCGGGCGAGGTAGGGAGGTGCGGGGCACAGCGGAGGCCTGGTGGGTGGCTGCCTTCAGGGGCAGCGCCACCGGGTTGGTGCTGCTGGGCTTGAGGTGCTGGATGGGCAAGGCCCCGCCGCTGGGGAAGGAGTGCAGGCTGACCGAGGAGGTCATGCTGggtgtgttgggggtggtggagggtggggggcccTGCTGGACGGTGGGGCTGACATAGGCGGTGGCTTTCAGCGGCTGCCTTGTCATGTTGGCGAAGTTGCCCACACTCTGTACACGCTGGATGAGCTGGCCTGGAGAAGGGactagagagaaggagagggagagggagagggagtgggggagtgggggaaagagagagagagagagagagagagagagagagagagagagagggagagggagagagggagaaagggagagggagagggggggagagagagggagagggagagggggggagagagagagggagagggagagggagagagagagagagagggggggagagcaggagagagagagagagagattgacatcAGAGGGACTATAGAAATGTATTCTTGAGAGACGTTGGCATGCCTTTTGTGAAGCAGACATGCCTTCGATTTAAAGGATAACCAGGgaatacaataaaacacataaaacatagGGACGATGTCACTTAGTTGCAAGTGACACCAACTGGCAGTCATTTGATCCAATCAGAGAGATAACTAAAACCCTGTTACCTACACTATGGATTACTCAattgatgtttttttcttaCTGTGTAAATTGATTGATTAAATCTTGTGTAAATCAAAAGTGTATCTCTATGTTGTATATCTTGCGAGCACACCTCCAGTATTGTCTCGAGTCCTAGTCTAGAACCAGCCCTACAAAGACAGCTCGGCTCCGAAAATAATTCAGTCGGCCAATCAACAATCGCAGTgtgtgataaataaataaatgacaaaatCAGAAAGTACAATTTTGGACTTTTCTACGATggattaatttatattataatctTATTTCTGCTTTGGAATTAGTTTTATTTAAGTGCAGGATTTTTGGACTTAATGAAAATGGTAGCAGTAACGTTCAAAGTAACTGTGAAGGGTGCAACAGTGTTTACTTTGGAAACACGACACTCGGGATCTGACTGGCTGAAGCTCATCCAACCGGCTGCAGTGTGAGGTTGCCTGACAACGGCCATCAACAAAAACGTTCCGGTGCTAATGAGCGAAATTTGTCTGACTGTGCGAGGCTACGCCTATACCATTCCATGCATTAAATCCCTGTAAACAGTACAGCATGGGTTAACTCATAGACTTGAGGAGAGAAGGGTTTTTCTTACTGGATGACTGGAGTCGTGCAAGGCCGCTAGAGGAGTCAAAGCTCTGGCTGTTCCGGAGGGAAGACATCAttggcagggaggaggggccaGGTGAGGGACTGACGGGGGACAGCAGGCTTGGAATGCTGGGGACACTAGCCATGCTGGGGGATCTGAGCAGGTTGGGCATGCTTCTCCGTAACTTCTCTATAGTCATAGCCGTGTCAAAACAATACAGTGGGAGAGTCAAGACGTGCATATACTGGTGTGCAGGAATCTGACCGGGGATACTACAGCAGCATAGCGTCACAGCATTTTTCTTGAAACAACATGATATCATCTGTTAACTCCGTTGTAATTGTGCATGCAAAAGTAccggaaaatattttttttacttgtttgaCAGAAATAAAGTGACGTGGAACCCAAATTATCCCACAAGAAAATATAAGGGTACTATTTACTCAACTCGGTTAATTTAAACCGGCCAGGCCAAATTAAAGTAGAAATCCACAGCAGTTTGGTTTGTCAGTTGTGCACGCAAAGGCTAAGGATCAATATAGGCATTATAAAAACGATAAAAACCTAATTAAACAAATAGAATACATTTAAACTCAATTCATAATTGTTTTCATATCATATATGAAGGGTTTTATTTACTGTGGAATTGAATGTAAAAGATTAATGATCGTTCCGTTTACTGTCAACCATCTGGTAAAATGTATTACAATATATCAGTCAGTGAACCAGTGTTGAATCCTTTTGACGTTGCCATGTCTGGATGCTGTAAAGACTCTAAACCCGCCTCCCCCATAAACCCGCTGGTCTCCCATCAGAGATGACCCACATGTGGTAGCCATGGTTAAGATGCTTAACGGGACCCAGTGGGACACAGCCTGCTCTCATTGGCTTTAGTCCCCACACCAAGCCCTCATCTGATGGATCATCTTGAATGTTGTCATTGTCATTAAACGGCCAACGCATTTCTGCAAATGAACAATTAATCATTTTGTTCATATTTATAATCAATGTGCAGAACCAgctaatacaaacaaaaacagtaataaataaataataataaatattttctttctgtatttgactgctcccctccctctccctatgtCCATCTCTTAGTTTTATTCCCCATTCTTAATCGCTTTTAATTGTGCATATTAAAGCACATTGTAAACCTTGTTTTGAAAGGTGCAACACAAATCAAGTGCATTATAACAATTATTCAAGTATTTGGTACTTCTTGTTCTTGGTGATTTGTATATATTCCCTTCCCCCTCACCTGCTGCGATACTCCTGTAGCCCATGCTGGTGTCCACGGCCAGGCTGGGGGCCCCAGAGTACTGGGAGAGCCCCCCCAGGGGGAACTGGGGGCTGGAGGGGCTGCGTCTGCAGTCCCTGATGCTGGAGAAGGTGTGGGAGTGGGGCAGGCCCCCCCGCTGCATGGAGCTGGTGCGGAAGAGCCGCGGCTGGGGAGGGGGCAGCTGGTCGTAGCCTTCGTCCtcgtcttcatcctcctcctccaggtccatCTCGCTGCGCCGGAGCGAGTTGATGGAGAAGCTGGAGCTGCGGCGGCTGACTGTGGCTGAGGTAGAAGCGTAGTCCTGCCGGAgacctgcagggggcgccacAAATCAGGATTTATCACAAGGACTCGTTAAAGCCGTCCACAGATGAAGCGCCGCGCCTAACATTGGTGCTACTTTACAGGTATCACCGATTCTCCACCTTGATGCTGTGCTCAAAGTTCAAACTATTTTGACCCAGTTGACGCTGACTTCTCGGAACGcatccaatcagagcacagCTTTGTTTGAAGTTCTATAACCAACAGTATCTAAACTCTAACGGCTTTCTCCCTTTCTAAACCTAAATACATGTTGGATGAGTTAAAGTGCTACACTCCCATCTGTTGGCTTGCTATATTCTGAATGCCTAACCTAGCGTCAAGTGCTTTTCGGGAGGCTCATCATGTGTGGACCTCTTTGACTACTTCCAGTATCAGAGGCACCGTCTGCGCACTCCGTTTGAAGGCACCTGTCAGCCATGAATCCCCATCATGGGGAGGGGGACACTTTGGACATACTGGTGCGTCAGTCCTTCACCCAAATCACCTACATAACATCAATAGGAATAGCCAAGATAAAGGTCAGACTATTTTGTTTTGGCTGGCTGACATTTCCCTCGCGTAGTAGGAAAAGAGGGaatgaggggagagagcagcTGGCCGGAAGACTCACTCTCCTCCTGAAGTCGAGCCATGACCTGCACGTCTGTCATGTCCTGTAGTTTGTAGCCCATTGAGATAGAGTCTTCCTCCAGCTCCGACGCCCCCACCTCGCTGTCCATGGAGGACTGGGGACTGACGGCCGCGTGCCGGCGAGCCACGCCTACAAgaaccacaacaaacacaagATACTCATCACTCTGACCGGGACGCTCTCATATAAATATGATAACGTGTATTTTAATAAAGATACTCCAGACAGATTGCTGCCATTTTATCTGTTAGTTTATCTTATACCTAATATTTTATCGTATCATTTTAAAATgctattattactactattaaTAGCACTACTATTCATTTGGGGTTATTTATTCGTTGAATGACTATGACTGCAGGAATGACATCATTGGTTTAATGATGCTTGCTTCGCACCCACGAAGTAAGCATCAGcataaacacagagacagcgGATGTCAGTATGAGCCTTACTGTGGAGGGCGGTGTTAGAGAGGAAGGTCGGAGTCCGGTCActgagggtggagagaggcCTGCCCGGGAGGCCCAGCAGGGACACAGGATGGCTGGACAGGGCCAAGGGGGCTGGGCGTGGGAGAGATCGACAGAGAGGGCGGGGTTACAATCAGTCTCTAATCTCCAGGCAGAGGCACGTTTCCGTGCTGCTGCTTACATATTCCAGGGTCGATATCAACACTCTGTTTTGGAAGATATGTCCTAAGAAGACGTCCAATTGATTAAGGGAATAATCCGCTGGGATGTTTGGAGTGTATGTTACATCTTGTTGTGTGGGCAGACCAACCAAATTGTTTAAGCTCCTTACTAATATTACTTTTGATGGGTCAAGGACAGGCTGCCAACTTGCCCTCCTAGTACTAGAGGTTTTATGCATACATGATTACTGAGTGAGTGACTAAACTAGTACCGGTAGTTGTTGTTTCCTATGTAGTGTTCTCCAAAGTATGTAGTTATATGTATGAAGTCATAGGTATGAGTTGTAATTACAAGTGTACGTGTGCTCTTTCGCTCTTGATCTCATATTATCTGAGTGATAAGGAGTCTGTAGCATTGCTGAACAATATCCATATGTCGAGATAGGCTATGGCAAAACTTGTGAAGATCTTAATGAGAAAATGTCAATAGATGTGATACATGTGTATAAAAGTAGTTGACTGGCTTTGGTTTGGTTTGCATTGCATTTCAGTGCACTGCACTGCATTTCATTGCATTGCACTGACTAGCAttgcatcacccccccccccccgcaatgCCAACGTTGCACTTCGCACTATGAACTCCTTCATTTCAGGCTGTTTAGATCAAACGAACAGAAACAGCCATCATGGTTTACCTCACCCTGCTCTCGTCAAAAGCCATTCAAATCAGAATTTCAAAGTCACCTTGGCGTCAGAGAGACTAACGTAATATGCATGTATTACGTCCTTGGATGTGTCTCTaacaaactacaacaacaacaacgagacACAAGTAACCCAGTGAATAAAATCCAAAGCCTCTGGGATTAGAAGCAACCGTATATGACCTTGTTAATGTCATTAATTAATTTGAATCTCTCCTCAAATCTCAAATTGAAAACAGTTCTGAGATTACGATTCAAAGAGAGATCTTTTCTCAGTCTGAACACCCGGCGACGGTTGAACGATTGATAAAGACAACCGCTATCTAAATCCCCTCGGGAGGGAGTGTTCGCCTCCTTGAATCTGGACCGACCCACGATGGGTTCTCGGCTACACAGATTCTCGAGGTTGAAGCATCTCCTTATTTCTCTTGTGTGCACAGGGGTTAAGAGAAAACGATAGTGTGCGGTTAGTGAATGGTGCATAGGGTGGTGGGAGCGGTTACCTGGGGGCTCGGTTAGTGCAGCAGGTTTAGGGTAAGGCAGGATggggagactgaggctggacaGGCCCTCTATGCAGCTGTAGGGTCGTACCGAGGGGGCGGTCCTCCATCGCTTGGCTGCAGGGAGGAGCGCAGGCAAAGGGGGCCAGGTCAGTCGGGTTAGAGCCTGGAGCTTTGCCCtgtcccaatctctctctctccaaatctCTGTCTTCCGATCtcgttctctcccccccctctctccttcctattaactctctctctctcgatctcccaATCTCTCAACTTAATCTATCTCTGATTAATGCATTTTTACTGTCATGCAGGCACGCATTTACACTCccaactacacacagacacattctgacatagacacaaacacagacacacacacaaacactttcagTTTGCAGATCAGAATTGATGATCTAAGGTTATAAGGTCAGAGTTCTTTTGCATTGGATAACGTGTTAATACGAGGTTTGGCGGACCACAGAGGCTTATTGTGTTAAAGTACAGATTTTTACTGCCGGGGATGTAAGGATAAGCAGAGATTTTGCATGTGGGCTTTTCCCTTTCCAAATTTCTGGATTAGAACAGTGATGGTCAGCTTCGCATTTAAGGGCAGCTAGAATTAAGCAGCACATGCTTCCAATTTAAAGTCCCAAATGTTCCATatttcaatttgttttttaatccTTCTTTAAACAAGTGGTCAATAATATTGGCGTAGAATGACACACGGGATCCTGTGTGTGGAAGCATGTAAACATTCATTTAGCAGGC
The window above is part of the Gadus morhua chromosome 20, gadMor3.0, whole genome shotgun sequence genome. Proteins encoded here:
- the slain1a gene encoding SLAIN motif-containing protein 1a isoform X2, which translates into the protein MEAEVLNPQMMADVNGNSKIANAELEVIKLQELVRKLEKQNEQLRTRANAVNNCTISGPHLNTSLSCLHGTTTCSSDHFSVDYSVLSSTQSHPSGLDTNTTFRLAEEPFAYFQPSSVSRDAAAEEGDAEAGPTVLDEVEMLDLNAVLPAGDADTWLYVSPRGRFQGEAVLSPLQWCRQVLDHPGPEVELAKMTLCHRLDQAKRWRTAPSVRPYSCIEGLSSLSLPILPYPKPAALTEPPAPLALSSHPVSLLGLPGRPLSTLSDRTPTFLSNTALHSVARRHAAVSPQSSMDSEVGASELEEDSISMGYKLQDMTDVQVMARLQEESLRQDYASTSATVSRRSSSFSINSLRRSEMDLEEEDEDEDEGYDQLPPPQPRLFRTSSMQRGGLPHSHTFSSIRDCRRSPSSPQFPLGGLSQYSGAPSLAVDTSMGYRSIAAVPSPGQLIQRVQSVGNFANMTRQPLKATAYVSPTVQQGPPPSTTPNTPSMTSSVSLHSFPSGGALPIQHLKPSSTNPVALPLKAATHQASAVPRTSLPRPASFVGTSGIFRPSKIAQPTRSLLAPPKSMAALSALRDGSWKDGCY
- the slain1a gene encoding SLAIN motif-containing protein 1a isoform X1, yielding MEAEVLNPQMMADVNGNSKIANAELEVIKLQELVRKLEKQNEQLRTRANAVNNCTISGPHLNTSLSCLHGTTTCSSDHFSVDYSVLSSTQSHPSGLDTNTTFRLAEEPFAYFQPSSVSRDAAAEEGDAEAGPTVLDEVEMLDLNAVLPAGDADTWLYVSPRGRFQGEAVLSPLQWCRQVLDHPGPEVELAKMTLCHRLDQAKRWRTAPSVRPYSCIEGLSSLSLPILPYPKPAALTEPPAPLALSSHPVSLLGLPGRPLSTLSDRTPTFLSNTALHSVARRHAAVSPQSSMDSEVGASELEEDSISMGYKLQDMTDVQVMARLQEESLRQDYASTSATVSRRSSSFSINSLRRSEMDLEEEDEDEDEGYDQLPPPQPRLFRTSSMQRGGLPHSHTFSSIRDCRRSPSSPQFPLGGLSQYSGAPSLAVDTSMGYRSIAAEKLRRSMPNLLRSPSMASVPSIPSLLSPVSPSPGPSSLPMMSSLRNSQSFDSSSGLARLQSSIPSPGQLIQRVQSVGNFANMTRQPLKATAYVSPTVQQGPPPSTTPNTPSMTSSVSLHSFPSGGALPIQHLKPSSTNPVALPLKAATHQASAVPRTSLPRPASFVGTSGIFRPSKIAQPTRSLLAPPKSMAALSALRDGSWKDGCY